The following coding sequences are from one Helicoverpa zea isolate HzStark_Cry1AcR chromosome 4, ilHelZeax1.1, whole genome shotgun sequence window:
- the LOC124629951 gene encoding uncharacterized protein LOC124629951, protein MDMEAPVSLIDLSKQLPFEIDQAIKKEICFGETLIISCGHYEGDLEGEESESEWSCEDTTEPTVSEEVKEDTAFEVKDYVPEESQEAEEEEDDDEFHFYFFPDCSKPPPPVNSKTSIVVVDGMPKINQAAKALIYCTCKKDKTGECPCYMKVPCQCGAKSKATCTCAELKEICVCAPGYPEVTCKCKGSNVCVCDPDGKILPICTCAKVEKPCICDPDRSPCPICKCKRKPKFTKEGKPKYETVEEESYGAEGEASFVSSEAGAVRKTGETGEEEPCECQKPPPKELCYCLKGKDCICLAECICGIQRTCVCEPEEFEDIPCRADENKSICSCDAPKKCTCAEESIGGVCKCFPVKICTCNNPEHCKCFTTCDCTNPCICDTSPVKLDECVCLKTPKKGISELICTCRCTEQSMKKIKKVRAGKEGYRWCHEIDPRHTYFDYAYGKHDMPAIEDKKLTTEKFMIQGLHGSDAKSDECPIHGVKAPPFEKKPRRPSLDCCSAVGGISICVETLGEDKDKLLVQVVSYSSKEGAKTGSKLVSILDCNLHTMEENRLEHITKKDLTKERRSYTAICESGYYNKVTRICGDRHVVKRFYHSFDKAHNFILEGSNIVLLRYIALRRFKGQIKTDTVMMDGTICESIYVSQGVSQGVVNGTPFFVVKVERHIIEPSGYVHQTLTILTLRGYTVSHEWADNCYMLHINPLLRVIPERDEIEQHEPLRDAWRDDLQLMSDFLDYKNTRVSEGGRYVTESGTLTGTVRDYLQAILLLRPQDTLHFTRHYFGTVLSALDLPHDEFFDPASKHVRYYFFEE, encoded by the exons ATGGATATGGAAGCTCCCGTCTCCCTTATAGATTTATCAAAACAATTACCATTTGAAATAG ACCAAGCTATCAAAAAGGAAATTTGTTTTGGGGAAACATTGATTATTAGCTGTGGGCATTATGAGGGAGACCTAGAAGGAGAGGAATCTGAATCAGAGTGGTCATGCGAAGACACTACCGAACCAACGGTGTCAGAGGAAGTGAAGGAGGATACTGCGTTTGAAGTAAAAGATTATGTTCCAGAGGAATCTCAAGAAGCAGAGGAGGAAGAAGATGATGACGAATTTCATTTTTACTTTTTCCCTGATTGTAGTAAACCTCCTCCGCCGGTAAATAGTAAAACAAGTATAGTCGTGGTTGACGGAATGCCAAAAATAAATCAGGCAGCAAAAGCACTAATATATTGTACTtgcaaaaaagataaaacaggCGAATGTCCATGTTATATGAAAGTGCCGTGCCAGTGTGGAGCCAAAAGTAAGGCTACGTGTACCTGCGCAGAGCTAAAAGAAATATGCGTTTGTGCTCCAGGATACCCTGAAGTTACTTGTAAATGTAAAGGTAGCAACGTGTGTGTCTGTGATCCTGACGGGAAAATATTGCCAATATGCACTTGTGCCAAAGTAGAGAAACCGTGTATTTGCGATCCAGATAGGAGTCCTTGCCCTATCTGTAAATGTAAACGTAAGCCTAAGTTTACGAAGGAAGGAAAACCGAAATATGAAACAGTTGAAGAGGAAAGCTATGGGGCTGAAGGAGAAGCTAGCTTTGTCAGTAGTGAAGCTGGAGCTGTCAGAAAAACAGGTGAAACAGGTGAGGAAGAACCTTGTGAATGCCAAAAGCCACCGCCGAAAGAATTGTGCTACTGCCTTAAAGGAAAAGATTGTATTTGCCTGGCCGAATGTATTTGTGGTATACAACGTACTTGTGTGTGCGAACCAGAAGAGTTCGAAGATATTCCCTGTAGAGCTGATGAAAACAAATCAATTTGCAGTTGCGATGCACCGAAAAAATGTACTTGCGCTGAGGAAAGTATTGGTGGTGTTTGCAAATGCTTTCCAGTAAAAATTTGTACTTGCAATAACCCAGAACATTGCAAGTGCTTCACTACCTGCGATTGTACAAATCCGTGCATTTGTGATACTTCTCCTGTAAAACTTGATGAATGCGTTTGCTTAAAAACACCCAAAAAGGGAATATCAGAGttaatttgcacttgtagatgCACTGAGCAAtcaatgaaaaaaattaaaaaagttcgcgcggGTAAAGAAGGCTATCGTTGGTGCCACGAAATTGATCCTCGACATACATATTTCGATTACGCTTATGGAAAACATGATATGCCGGCAATTGAAGATAAAAAGTTGACAACAGAGAAGTTTATGATACAAGGCCTTCATGGTTCAGATGCCAAGTCCGATGAGTGCCCTATTCATGGAGTGAAAGCTCCTCCGTTTGAAAAGAAACCAAGGAGACCTTCTTTGGATTGCTGTAGTGCTGTTGGTG gaatcAGTATATGTGTTGAAACTCTCGGCGAGGACAAAGATAAGCTCTTAGTTCAAGTTGTCTCGTATTCGTCAAAGGAAGGTGCAAAAACAGGCTCGAAGCTTGTTAGTATTCTGGATTGTAACTTGCATACGATGGAGGAGAATAGACTCGA ACATATAACAAAGAAAGACTTAACTAAGGAGCGGCGCAGTTACACGGCTATTTGCGAGAGCGGTTACTATAATAAAGTAACTCGCATTTGCGGTGACAGGCATGTTGTAAAGCGGTTCTATCACTCTTTCGACAAGGCTCACAACTTCATTCTAGAAGGGTCTAACATTGTGCTTCTACGCTACATCGCACTTCGACGGTTCAAAGGACAAATCAAAACTGATACTGTCATGATGGATGGCACTATTTGTGAGAGTATTTAT gtTTCCCAAGGTGTAAGTCAAGGGGTAGTGAATGGCACGCCGTTCTTTGTGGTCAAAGTTGAACGGCACATTATAGAACCTTCTGGATATGTGCATCAGACTCTGACTATACTTACTCTTAGag GTTACACTGTTAGTCACGAGTGGGCGGACAATTGTTACATGTTGCATATAAATCCACTGCTGAGAGTGATCCCTGAAAGAGACGAGATTGAACAACATGAGCCATTGCGCGATGCTTGGCGCGATGATCTACAACTTATGTCCGATTTTCTGGACTAcaag AACACCCGTGTATCGGAAGGAGGTCGTTACGTCACCGAGAGTGGGACCCTCACGGGCACTGTGCGCGATTACCTCCAAGCAATCCTCTTGCTGCGTCCGCAAGACACCTTGCACTTCACCAGACATTACTTCGGCACAGTACTCTCAGCCCTCGACCTCCCGCACGACGAATTCTTCGACCCCGCTTCTAAACACGTCCGATATTACTTCTTCGAAGAATGA
- the LOC124629500 gene encoding transport and Golgi organization protein 1 isoform X2 produces the protein MIVLKLILFTLFISVSQCRTPDKVYCVNKECNEPISKARTLLGYNSADPDLISFRGNSEAIVYMKSAGTNEDLWFVDINGIAGLVPTKFLRETKIIGKNLQVVAFESVIKDEVKPAKVQQAHEVFEGTTIYTTEASVSAEQQDSATDSPKTVSNENLTPSLNSAIETPNENVDNNVPNDSNEANVSIENESNKIENSEPPNDESTTTASPEIAEQTEASNISNDLNEKVESTPETVPESVQEHTSSEQFELQNENSKEIPPETVPSPNLLATGSQGSLNSESIIEVPEKQNFLQDTLTEPDQNDNKEQNMSLNNNLENVQVPLDSSAETNVMPNEPSTESPLPVDPEIKLPTTTETIPATFSEVPSTVPTPDAISPLASVEAPPTTEIPTPDVAQQDLFATTPAPYNSEESSQSSEVPEFITTEANPYESVEDIISSLPDPVEDINSASTEAPVQDDNTEGFFSNMYSTVADIWPSSTESPEPLYNTEYPTYETEKADGDEGFSFMKYFMSMYYSVMGVSEESKALFPSVGETCFSDEYCDGTSHDGSNRLLTFLLTTASSVLLFTLGYYYIDNRRQDGRLIGTINSLQRDLLFTTKECEILKEELATTKSKLAGIEDSSFGMDDMVQSLKEEINELKATNDRLRNSLDDNEKLLRVSENTAGELQNTLSEVENTLSELLAERANFEEQIVELNGKIQAFEEELISVSRERDNFQLKYVSAESTLEEFKKQKKQFEEINQQLSEAKNTIELQKHEIEALKDAVKDLKNGTSADVDVTSFLDHTEIKAKLSKALQEKTSFESKYETELKERTRLAEELKASQETLATMSQSASEALTRLEVLGKYFQEREGELLKELSAKESLWLSKQGESASTVEKIELLQQEVQRYKEKCDALTLELAEQESSRRSALSEVEARAHAAWLEARAAKRDADAARDDAAALRRKLAALTAADGAVSPHHKVSSPLDTVENAVLPPPLPPMFLPPPLLPPLPRPPPLGRLPSPHPPRYSDRRYSPDSRYSPESRYSPDSRYSPETVRYSPDSRYSPRSRRSPYSPRSRRRSRSRERYDDSRATRSRNGPAPPLDTETEYNSDSPTRQPRRRGRYSRHSGPSSGSGCSSESDK, from the exons ATGATTgtgttaaaacttattttatttacgttattTATCTCAGTGTCACAATGCAGGACTCCTGACAaagtatattgtgttaacaaagaATGCAACG AACCTATATCTAAAGCGAGAACCTTGCTGGGTTATAATAGTGCTGATCCGGACCTAATATCTTTTCGCGGTAACAGTGAAGCTATCGTTTACATGAAATCAGCTGGTACCAATGAAGACTTATGGTTTGTGGACATCAATGGAATAGCGGGCCTCGTTCCCACCAAGTTTTTAAGAGAAACTAAGATTATAGGAAAGAACCTACAAGTTGTTGCTTTTGAGTCTGTGATAAAGGATGAAGTTAAGCCTGCCAAGGTTCAACAAGCTCATGAAGTTTTTGAAGGCACAACAATATACACCACAGAAGCATCTGTCAGTGCCGAACAGCAGGATTCTGCTACTGATTCACCGAAAACTGTCTCCAATGAAAATCTTACACCATCACTGAACAGTGCAATAGAAACACCAAATGAAAATGTAGATAATAATGTTCCTAATGATAGTAATGAAGCGAATGTCAGTATTGAAAATGagtcaaataaaattgaaaattcagAACCACCAAATGATGAGTCTACTACAACTGCTTCACCAGAAATTGCTGAACAAACTGAAGCATCTAATATTTCTaatgatttaaatgaaaaagttgAGTCTACTCCGGAAACTGTACCTGAGTCTGTTCAAGAACATACAAGCAGTGAGCAGTTTGAATTGCAAAATGAAAATTCTAAAGAAATACCACCAGAAACAGTCCCATCACCAAACTTGTTAGCTACTGGCAGTCAAGGTTCTTTGAACAGTGAGTCCATCATTGAAGTGCCTGAGAAACAAAACTTCTTGCAAGACACACTAACTGAACCTGATCAGAATGACAACAAAGAACAAAACATGTCCCTGAATAATAACTTGGAAAATGTACAAGTGCCTCTAGACTCTTCAGCTGAGACAAATGTTATGCCTAATG AACCCTCAACTGAGTCACCACTACCTGTAGATCCAGAAATAAAGCTACCCACAACTACAGAGACAATACCTGCCACATTCTCTGAAGTGCCTTCAACTGTGCCAACCCCTGATGCGATTTCGCCATTAGCGAGTGTAGAAGCTCCACCTACAACAGAAATCCCAACACCAGACGTGGCCCAACAGGATTTGTTTGCCACCACTCCTGCACCATACAATTCTGAGGAGTCTAGCCAAAGCTCTGAAGTACCAGAATTTATTACAACTGAGGCAAATCCTTACGAAAGTGTGGAAGATATTATCTCCTCTTTGCCTGATCCTGTAGAAGATATTAACAGTGCATCAACTGAAGCTCCAGTACAAGATGACAATACTGAAGGctttttttcaaatatgtacTCAACTGTAGCCGACATATGGCCATCCTCAACTGAGTCGCCAGAACCTTTATACAATACAGAATATCCAACATATGAGACTGAAAAAGCTGATGGCGATGAAGGATTCTctttcatgaaatattttatgtcaatgTATTATTCGGTGATGGGGGTTAGTGAGGAGTCTAAAGCTTTGTTTCCATCAGTTG GGGAAACATGCTTCAGTGATGAGTACTGCGATGGCACTTCACATGATGGCAGTAACCGTCTGCTAACATTCCTTCTAACCACGGCTAGTTCAGTCCTACTGTTCACTCTGGGATACTACTACATAGACAACAGGAGACAGGATGGAAGACTTATAGGGACTATCAATTCATTGCAACGGGATTTACTTTTCACCACTAAG GAGTGTGAGATCCTCAAAGAGGAACTTGCCACTACTAAAAGCAAGTTAGCTGGCATTGAAGACAGCTCATTCGGTATGGACGACATGGTACAATCTCTGAAGGAAGAAATCAATGAGTTGAAGGCCACAAACGACAGACTACGTAATTCCTTAGATGATAACGAGAAGTTGCTCAGGGTATCGGAGAATACTGCTGGGGAATTGCAGAATACCTTGAGTGAAGTGGAAAATACTCTTAGTGAGCTCTTGGCGGAGAGAGCTAACTTTGAAGAGCAAATTGTGGAGTTGAATG GTAAAATTCAAGCGTTTGAAGAGGAATTAATATCCGTAAGCCGAGAGAGAGACAACTTCCAACTCAAGTATGTCTCGGCTGAATCTACGTTAGAAGaattcaaaaaacaaaagaaacaattcGAAGAAATCAACCAGCAGTTATCAGAAGCTAAAAACACAATAGAATTACAGAAACATGAGATTGAAGCCTTAAAG gATGCTGtaaaagatttgaaaaatgGAACATCAGCAGACGTGGATGTCACATCTTTCCTAGACCATACTGAAATCAAAGCTAAACTGTCCAAAGCATTGCAAGAGAAAACCTCATTCGAGAGCAAGTATGAG ACTGAACTCAAGGAAAGGACCCGTCTGGCCGAAGAACTGAAGGCTTCTCAAGAGACTTTAGCTACTATGAGTCAGAGTGCCAGCGAAGCGCTCACCAGGCTCGAGGTCTTAGGCAAATATTTCCAGGAGAGGGAAGGGGAATTACTAAA agAGCTTAGCGCCAAAGAATCGTTATGGCTGAGTAAGCAAGGCGAGTCAGCTAGCACCGTTGAAAAGATTGAACTTCTACAGCAAGAAGTACAGAGATATAA AGAGAAATGCGACGCGCTAACACTAGAACTAGCAGAACAGGAATCATCCCGACGAAGTGCGTTAAGCGAGGTAGAAGCGCGGGCGCACGCCGCGTGGCTGGAAGCACGCGCCGCCAAGCGCGACGCCGACGCGGCGCGGGACGACGCGGCGGCGTTACGTCGCAAACTTGCCGCGCTCACCGCTGCCGACGGCGCCGTGTCGCCGCATCACA AAGTGTCTTCCCCGTTGGATACGGTAGAGAATGCGGTATTACCGCCGCCACTGCCGCCGATGTTCTTACCGCCGCCGCTCCTGCCTCCGCtaccgcgcccgccgccgctcGGCAGGCTGCCCTCACCACATCCACCTAG ATACAGCGACAGGCGCTACTCGCCCGACAGCCGGTACTCGCCGGAGAGTCGCTACTCGCCCGACAGCCGCTACTCGCCCGAGACAGTGCGGTACTCGCCCGACAGCCGCTACTCGCCGCGCTCCCGCCGCTCGCCCTACTCGCCCCGCTCCAGGCGGCGATCGAGGTCTAGGGAAAG GTATGACGACAGCCGCGCCACCCGATCTCGGAATGGTCCGGCGCCGCCGCTGGACACAGAAACTGAATACAACTCAGACAGCCCTACGAGGCAGCCGCGGAGACGAGGCCGATACTCAAGACATTCAG GGCCTAGCTCCGGTTCGGGTTGTTCGTCGGAATCGGATAAATGA
- the LOC124629500 gene encoding transport and Golgi organization protein 1 isoform X1 encodes MIVLKLILFTLFISVSQCRTPDKVYCVNKECNEPISKARTLLGYNSADPDLISFRGNSEAIVYMKSAGTNEDLWFVDINGIAGLVPTKFLRETKIIGKNLQVVAFESVIKDEVKPAKVQQAHEVFEGTTIYTTEASVSAEQQDSATDSPKTVSNENLTPSLNSAIETPNENVDNNVPNDSNEANVSIENESNKIENSEPPNDESTTTASPEIAEQTEASNISNDLNEKVESTPETVPESVQEHTSSEQFELQNENSKEIPPETVPSPNLLATGSQGSLNSESIIEVPEKQNFLQDTLTEPDQNDNKEQNMSLNNNLENVQVPLDSSAETNVMPNGNSLNDNVALPSEEPVESQTKEPESLTTESPISASTEPIINPNSEPVVTAVNEPVVLDVNEPVVPPAYEPIAPPANDPVVPPIYEPLAPIQQQVLPPIFSNINVDIHNKPQVQSEESNENTASTVADTIEMIPSSMETLTTLEPVPEPSTESPLPVDPEIKLPTTTETIPATFSEVPSTVPTPDAISPLASVEAPPTTEIPTPDVAQQDLFATTPAPYNSEESSQSSEVPEFITTEANPYESVEDIISSLPDPVEDINSASTEAPVQDDNTEGFFSNMYSTVADIWPSSTESPEPLYNTEYPTYETEKADGDEGFSFMKYFMSMYYSVMGVSEESKALFPSVGETCFSDEYCDGTSHDGSNRLLTFLLTTASSVLLFTLGYYYIDNRRQDGRLIGTINSLQRDLLFTTKECEILKEELATTKSKLAGIEDSSFGMDDMVQSLKEEINELKATNDRLRNSLDDNEKLLRVSENTAGELQNTLSEVENTLSELLAERANFEEQIVELNGKIQAFEEELISVSRERDNFQLKYVSAESTLEEFKKQKKQFEEINQQLSEAKNTIELQKHEIEALKDAVKDLKNGTSADVDVTSFLDHTEIKAKLSKALQEKTSFESKYETELKERTRLAEELKASQETLATMSQSASEALTRLEVLGKYFQEREGELLKELSAKESLWLSKQGESASTVEKIELLQQEVQRYKEKCDALTLELAEQESSRRSALSEVEARAHAAWLEARAAKRDADAARDDAAALRRKLAALTAADGAVSPHHKVSSPLDTVENAVLPPPLPPMFLPPPLLPPLPRPPPLGRLPSPHPPRYSDRRYSPDSRYSPESRYSPDSRYSPETVRYSPDSRYSPRSRRSPYSPRSRRRSRSRERYDDSRATRSRNGPAPPLDTETEYNSDSPTRQPRRRGRYSRHSGPSSGSGCSSESDK; translated from the exons ATGATTgtgttaaaacttattttatttacgttattTATCTCAGTGTCACAATGCAGGACTCCTGACAaagtatattgtgttaacaaagaATGCAACG AACCTATATCTAAAGCGAGAACCTTGCTGGGTTATAATAGTGCTGATCCGGACCTAATATCTTTTCGCGGTAACAGTGAAGCTATCGTTTACATGAAATCAGCTGGTACCAATGAAGACTTATGGTTTGTGGACATCAATGGAATAGCGGGCCTCGTTCCCACCAAGTTTTTAAGAGAAACTAAGATTATAGGAAAGAACCTACAAGTTGTTGCTTTTGAGTCTGTGATAAAGGATGAAGTTAAGCCTGCCAAGGTTCAACAAGCTCATGAAGTTTTTGAAGGCACAACAATATACACCACAGAAGCATCTGTCAGTGCCGAACAGCAGGATTCTGCTACTGATTCACCGAAAACTGTCTCCAATGAAAATCTTACACCATCACTGAACAGTGCAATAGAAACACCAAATGAAAATGTAGATAATAATGTTCCTAATGATAGTAATGAAGCGAATGTCAGTATTGAAAATGagtcaaataaaattgaaaattcagAACCACCAAATGATGAGTCTACTACAACTGCTTCACCAGAAATTGCTGAACAAACTGAAGCATCTAATATTTCTaatgatttaaatgaaaaagttgAGTCTACTCCGGAAACTGTACCTGAGTCTGTTCAAGAACATACAAGCAGTGAGCAGTTTGAATTGCAAAATGAAAATTCTAAAGAAATACCACCAGAAACAGTCCCATCACCAAACTTGTTAGCTACTGGCAGTCAAGGTTCTTTGAACAGTGAGTCCATCATTGAAGTGCCTGAGAAACAAAACTTCTTGCAAGACACACTAACTGAACCTGATCAGAATGACAACAAAGAACAAAACATGTCCCTGAATAATAACTTGGAAAATGTACAAGTGCCTCTAGACTCTTCAGCTGAGACAAATGTTATGCCTAATGGTAATTCTTTAAATGACAATGTTGCACTCCCGAGTGAGGAACCTGTAGAAAGTCAAACAAAAGAACCTGAGAGCTTGACTACTGAATCACCCATTAGCGCTTCAACTGAACCTATCATAAATCCTAATAGTGAACCAGTTGTAACTGCTGTAAATGAGCCTGTAGTGCTTGATGTAAATGAGCCTGTAGTACCTCCAGCATATGAACCTATAGCACCTCCTGCAAATGACCCTGTAGTGCCTCCCATATATGAACCCTTAGCCCCTATCCAACAGCAAGTTCTACCACCAATATTTTCCAACATTAACGTAGATATTCACAACAAACCCCAAGTGCAAAGTGAAGAATCTAATGAAAATACTGCTTCTACAGTGGCAGACACAATTGAAATGATTCCTTCATCAATGGAAACATTGACAACACTTGAACCTGTTCCAGAACCCTCAACTGAGTCACCACTACCTGTAGATCCAGAAATAAAGCTACCCACAACTACAGAGACAATACCTGCCACATTCTCTGAAGTGCCTTCAACTGTGCCAACCCCTGATGCGATTTCGCCATTAGCGAGTGTAGAAGCTCCACCTACAACAGAAATCCCAACACCAGACGTGGCCCAACAGGATTTGTTTGCCACCACTCCTGCACCATACAATTCTGAGGAGTCTAGCCAAAGCTCTGAAGTACCAGAATTTATTACAACTGAGGCAAATCCTTACGAAAGTGTGGAAGATATTATCTCCTCTTTGCCTGATCCTGTAGAAGATATTAACAGTGCATCAACTGAAGCTCCAGTACAAGATGACAATACTGAAGGctttttttcaaatatgtacTCAACTGTAGCCGACATATGGCCATCCTCAACTGAGTCGCCAGAACCTTTATACAATACAGAATATCCAACATATGAGACTGAAAAAGCTGATGGCGATGAAGGATTCTctttcatgaaatattttatgtcaatgTATTATTCGGTGATGGGGGTTAGTGAGGAGTCTAAAGCTTTGTTTCCATCAGTTG GGGAAACATGCTTCAGTGATGAGTACTGCGATGGCACTTCACATGATGGCAGTAACCGTCTGCTAACATTCCTTCTAACCACGGCTAGTTCAGTCCTACTGTTCACTCTGGGATACTACTACATAGACAACAGGAGACAGGATGGAAGACTTATAGGGACTATCAATTCATTGCAACGGGATTTACTTTTCACCACTAAG GAGTGTGAGATCCTCAAAGAGGAACTTGCCACTACTAAAAGCAAGTTAGCTGGCATTGAAGACAGCTCATTCGGTATGGACGACATGGTACAATCTCTGAAGGAAGAAATCAATGAGTTGAAGGCCACAAACGACAGACTACGTAATTCCTTAGATGATAACGAGAAGTTGCTCAGGGTATCGGAGAATACTGCTGGGGAATTGCAGAATACCTTGAGTGAAGTGGAAAATACTCTTAGTGAGCTCTTGGCGGAGAGAGCTAACTTTGAAGAGCAAATTGTGGAGTTGAATG GTAAAATTCAAGCGTTTGAAGAGGAATTAATATCCGTAAGCCGAGAGAGAGACAACTTCCAACTCAAGTATGTCTCGGCTGAATCTACGTTAGAAGaattcaaaaaacaaaagaaacaattcGAAGAAATCAACCAGCAGTTATCAGAAGCTAAAAACACAATAGAATTACAGAAACATGAGATTGAAGCCTTAAAG gATGCTGtaaaagatttgaaaaatgGAACATCAGCAGACGTGGATGTCACATCTTTCCTAGACCATACTGAAATCAAAGCTAAACTGTCCAAAGCATTGCAAGAGAAAACCTCATTCGAGAGCAAGTATGAG ACTGAACTCAAGGAAAGGACCCGTCTGGCCGAAGAACTGAAGGCTTCTCAAGAGACTTTAGCTACTATGAGTCAGAGTGCCAGCGAAGCGCTCACCAGGCTCGAGGTCTTAGGCAAATATTTCCAGGAGAGGGAAGGGGAATTACTAAA agAGCTTAGCGCCAAAGAATCGTTATGGCTGAGTAAGCAAGGCGAGTCAGCTAGCACCGTTGAAAAGATTGAACTTCTACAGCAAGAAGTACAGAGATATAA AGAGAAATGCGACGCGCTAACACTAGAACTAGCAGAACAGGAATCATCCCGACGAAGTGCGTTAAGCGAGGTAGAAGCGCGGGCGCACGCCGCGTGGCTGGAAGCACGCGCCGCCAAGCGCGACGCCGACGCGGCGCGGGACGACGCGGCGGCGTTACGTCGCAAACTTGCCGCGCTCACCGCTGCCGACGGCGCCGTGTCGCCGCATCACA AAGTGTCTTCCCCGTTGGATACGGTAGAGAATGCGGTATTACCGCCGCCACTGCCGCCGATGTTCTTACCGCCGCCGCTCCTGCCTCCGCtaccgcgcccgccgccgctcGGCAGGCTGCCCTCACCACATCCACCTAG ATACAGCGACAGGCGCTACTCGCCCGACAGCCGGTACTCGCCGGAGAGTCGCTACTCGCCCGACAGCCGCTACTCGCCCGAGACAGTGCGGTACTCGCCCGACAGCCGCTACTCGCCGCGCTCCCGCCGCTCGCCCTACTCGCCCCGCTCCAGGCGGCGATCGAGGTCTAGGGAAAG GTATGACGACAGCCGCGCCACCCGATCTCGGAATGGTCCGGCGCCGCCGCTGGACACAGAAACTGAATACAACTCAGACAGCCCTACGAGGCAGCCGCGGAGACGAGGCCGATACTCAAGACATTCAG GGCCTAGCTCCGGTTCGGGTTGTTCGTCGGAATCGGATAAATGA